The Streptomyces sp. NBC_00224 genome contains the following window.
GGGTGCGCGGCGCGGTGACCTCCCCCACCTTCGTGATCGCCCGGGTCCACCCGTCCCTGACGGGCGGCCCGGCCCTGGTGCACGTGGACGCGTACCGGCTCGGCGGCGGTCTGGACGAGATGGAGGACCTGGACCTCGACGTCTCGCTGCCGGACTCCGTGGTGGTCGTGGAGTGGGGCGACGGCAAGGTGGAGGAGCTCTCCGACGACCGGCTGCACGTGGTCATCGACCGGGTGGTCGGCGAGACGGACGACGACCGCCGGGTGGTGACCGTGACCGGTCTGGGTGCGCGGTGGTCGGGGGCCGGGATCGAGGGCCTGTAGCCGCCTGTGGCCGGGCGGGGCGCGTGGGACACGTACGTTCCGACAAGGCGTCGGCAAAATGTTGCGCGGGTCCCGCCGGGCGTGGTCACATGGTAGGAGAGACCTGGTTAGGTCTACCTAACCACGCCTTCTCCAGGAGCCGGGAGGCCGCCATGACCGTGTCGGAGCGCGAAGCGCAGCCGCGGCGTACGCAGGGTGTGTCCATGAGCGATCTGCTGGCCTCCTGCGCGGCAGCGAGCGCCGTCTCGACCCCGCCGAATCCGGCGGAGCCGGACGAGGAACGGCCGCCCGCCAAGACCGAGGAGAAAGGCGTGCGGCGCGATGCCGCTTAACTCTTTCAGGTGTAACTGACGGTACGGGTGCGGCAGTGCGCACTCAGGGGCGCGGGGCTGTGCCCTACGGCACCACGACGATCTTCGAGCCGATCGTGGCGAACGTCCACAGCGCGTTGCCGTCCTCGCGCTTCATCCGGATGCCGCCGGTGCGCTTGCTCGGGTCCGGGCTGGCCACCTTGCCGTTGACGGCCGCGCTGAAGCCGATCGTCACGGAGTCGACGGTGGCGAACCGGACGACGTGCTCGATCCGCACCCCGTCCGAGCCGGGGACGGACGCGGCCCGCGAGGTCACCGCGTAGTTGCCGGGCTTGGGGCTGACCGTCGACGGCATGACCTCGAAGGTCTTGGGCGCCAGGCCCTTGAGCGTCTTGGTGCCGACCAGCCAGACGCGCTTGCCGCCCAGCGAGTACACGACGCGCGGGCCCACACCGGAGTTCTGCGGCAGCGCCGTCACGTTCTTCGCGGGCACCTTGCCCTTGGGGGATGCCGGCGTCGAGGAGCTCGGGGCGGGCGAGACGGTGGTGCCCGGCGCGGCCAGATCGGCAGCGGAGGGGGCGTTCGCCGACGCCTGGTAAGCGAGGAAGCCGACCGCCGCGAGTGCCGCCGCGGTGAGCCCGGCCACAAATCCCGAGCTGCTCCTTGCCACCTGACTCGCCCCTTTCGTACGTACAGGCTTACGGATGTCTACAAGCCTGCGGTCATATCTGCGGCTGACGGTAGCAGCCGGGGGCGGCCGGGGCGGGACGCCGTGCCCCCGGCGCCGTGGCCGTAGGCTGTTCGCGTGCTCTTGCTCGCCGTTGATACCGCCACCCCCGCCGTGACCGTCGCCCTGCACGACGGCACGGACGTCGTCGCCGAGACCAGCCGGGTGGACGCCCGCCGGCACGGGGAGCTGCTGCTGCCCGCCGTCCACCAGGTGCTCGCGGACGCCGGGCTCACGCTCGACGCCGTCACGGACCTGGTCGTCGGGGTCGGCCCCGGCCCGTACACGGGACTGCGCGTCGGCCTGGTGACGGCCGCGACCTTCGGCTCGGTGCTCGGGGTGCCCGTCCACGGCCTGTGCACGCTCGACGGCCTCGCCTACGCCTCCGGCATCGAGGAGCCGTTCGTCGTCGCCACCGACGCGCGCCGCAAAGAGGTCTACTGGGCCCGCTACGACGACTTCCGCACCCGTGTGAGCGAGCCGTCCGTCGACCGGCCCGCCGACATCGCCGAGCAGGTCGCCGGGGTGCCGGTGGTCGGCGCGGGCGCGGTCCTCTACCCGGAGGCGTTCCCGGACGCCCGCGGGCCCGAGCACCAGTCGGCGGCGGCGCTCGCCTCGCTGGCGGCGGAGAGGCTGGCGGCGGGCGCGGAGTTCCTGGCGCCGGTGCCGCTGTATCTGCGCCGCCCGGACGCGCAGGTGCCCAAGAACTACAAGGTGGTCACCCCCCAGTGAGCGTGGTGCTCCGTGAGATGCGCTGGTGGGACATAGAGCCGGTGCTCGCGCTCGAACACGACCTGTTCCCCGAGGACGCCTGGTCGGCGGGGATGTTCTGGTCGGAGCTCGCACACGCCAGGGGGCCGGGCGCGACCCGGCGCTATGTGGTCGCGGAGGACGGGTCGGGCCGGCTGGTCGGCTACGCGGGCCTCGCGGCCGCGGGCGGCCTCGGTGATGTCCAGACCATCGCCGCGGCCCGCGACCAGTGGGGCACGGGCCTCGGCGCCCGGCTCCTGACCGACCTGCTCAAGCACGCCACCGCCTTCGAGTGCGACGAGGTCCTGCTCGAAGTGCGGGTGGACAACAAACGGGCCCAGAAGCTCTACGAGCGCTTCGGCTTCGAGCCCATCGGATTCCGGCGGGGCTACTACCAGCCGGGCAACATCGACGCGCTCGTGATGCGCCTGATCGTCCAGGAACACGACCGAGAAACAGAAGAGACTGACTGATGGCTGACGAACCGCTGGTACTCGGCATCGAGACCTCCTGCGACGAGACCGGCGTCGGCATCGTGCGCGGCACGACGCTGCTCGCCGACGCCGTCGCGTCCAGCGTGGACACCCACGCCCGGTTCGGCGGCGTGGTGCCCGAGATCGCCTCGCGCGCGCACCTGGAGGCGATGGTCCCCACCATCGAGCGCGCCCTGAAGACGGCCGGGATCTCCGCCAGGGACCTCGACGGCATCGCGGTGACGGCCGGGCCGGGCCTCGCGGGCGCGCTGCTCGTCGGCGTCTCGGCCGCCAAGGCGTACGCGTACGCCCTGAACAAGCCGCTGTACGGGGTGAACCACCTGGCCTCGCACATCTGCGTCGACCAGCTGGAGCACGGGCCGCTGCCCGAGCCCACGATGGCGCTGCTTGTCAGCGGCGGCCACTCCTCGCTGCTGCTCGCGCCCGACATCACCGCGGACGTCCGCCCGATGGGCGCGACGATCGACGACGCGGCGGGCGAGGCGTTCGACAAGATCGCGCGCGTGCTCAACCTGGGCTTCCCCGGCGGCCCGGTG
Protein-coding sequences here:
- the tsaE gene encoding tRNA (adenosine(37)-N6)-threonylcarbamoyltransferase complex ATPase subunit type 1 TsaE — encoded protein: MEAPHSQATDATTRLTLDSPAEMQELGRKIAKLLRPGDLVLLTGELGAGKTTLARGLGESLGVRGAVTSPTFVIARVHPSLTGGPALVHVDAYRLGGGLDEMEDLDLDVSLPDSVVVVEWGDGKVEELSDDRLHVVIDRVVGETDDDRRVVTVTGLGARWSGAGIEGL
- the tsaB gene encoding tRNA (adenosine(37)-N6)-threonylcarbamoyltransferase complex dimerization subunit type 1 TsaB, with the protein product MLLLAVDTATPAVTVALHDGTDVVAETSRVDARRHGELLLPAVHQVLADAGLTLDAVTDLVVGVGPGPYTGLRVGLVTAATFGSVLGVPVHGLCTLDGLAYASGIEEPFVVATDARRKEVYWARYDDFRTRVSEPSVDRPADIAEQVAGVPVVGAGAVLYPEAFPDARGPEHQSAAALASLAAERLAAGAEFLAPVPLYLRRPDAQVPKNYKVVTPQ
- the rimI gene encoding ribosomal protein S18-alanine N-acetyltransferase, with protein sequence MRWWDIEPVLALEHDLFPEDAWSAGMFWSELAHARGPGATRRYVVAEDGSGRLVGYAGLAAAGGLGDVQTIAAARDQWGTGLGARLLTDLLKHATAFECDEVLLEVRVDNKRAQKLYERFGFEPIGFRRGYYQPGNIDALVMRLIVQEHDRETEETD
- the tsaD gene encoding tRNA (adenosine(37)-N6)-threonylcarbamoyltransferase complex transferase subunit TsaD; the protein is MADEPLVLGIETSCDETGVGIVRGTTLLADAVASSVDTHARFGGVVPEIASRAHLEAMVPTIERALKTAGISARDLDGIAVTAGPGLAGALLVGVSAAKAYAYALNKPLYGVNHLASHICVDQLEHGPLPEPTMALLVSGGHSSLLLAPDITADVRPMGATIDDAAGEAFDKIARVLNLGFPGGPVIDRLAKEGDPTAIAFPRGLSGSRDPAYDFSFSGLKTAVARWIEAKRNAGEEVPVRDVAASFQEAVVDVLTRKAVRACKDEGVDHLMIGGGVAANSRLRALAQERCEKAGIRLRVPRPGLCTDNGAMVAALGAEMVARNRPASDLDLSADSSLPVTDPHVPGTHGHAHDHDHVHEISKENLYP